tatgggacagaggttgTAGAATTTTTTTAGATGTAGACTATCTGCAAAAAAAAGACATGTTTGACTTTCAGTAAACAAAATATGCCCTACGttagggaacggagggagtagaatttttATAGGATAGGATATGTATCCTTAGAATTTTCTATATATATaatgtttgatttgtaggattatTAGAATCCTTAGAAAAAATATTCAAACGATTACTTTGCACACTATCTTAGAGGAAAATTTTGATCCTGCTCAAACCATTTTTTCACAATTATTTGCTTTTCGTGTGGTATTTAACACTCTCTAGTCCAAATTTGTGTAGTTTGttgatcctataggattcaagtccGCATGTCACACTAATTTTGCTCACCACAAAAGGACTCCCAAACAATTAGGTTTCCTCCTCCTCCCACCAGCGTCTCCGTCGGCCCACTCCACATCCGATGGCCTTTGGGCAGTGGAGGTGCGGAGGACCTCGGACCCTCACCGGCGGAGGGGCCCTGCTCTTGCTCTTGTTAGGTTTAGCGTCTTGGTTAAGGATGTGTGGTTGCGGCAATGTCCCTCAATAGGAGTAATGTCTTCCAAGTTTGATCCTCGTCTCAATGATACGTCTAGCGTTGTCGAAGGGCGTGTGGAGGAGTGTCTCTATGGTTTCACGAGATTCGGTTGGTGATGGTATTCGTCGACGATTGCTATTCGGGAGCGCTGGTCCTATGAGATTTTCGCACGATGACTTCCCGACCGTTACTACCATAAAGTTTGCCTAGCTCTAGTGAGGGAGGACGATGATTGTGGCGCTTCTTCGGCTCTCTCCAGTGCTTGTAATCGTCGTTAGATGGTCCATATATTTGGTTGTATTTTTTGTTATCTCTTGTGATCTCTATACTTATACTGTCATGATTTGATTATGAACTGAtaaaaaatttcaccaaaaataaaataaaattctgtgaatcaaagaggccccaaGTTGGTTCGCAATTTTTTTTCTTTCCTGCAACTCTTTTGGGAAAGAAGTTATTTTTTTTCTGACATCACCTACTGGCATACCCGTGCACACAAAAACCAGGGGCGCACAAACGAATCAGTTCGCGTGGTAGCGTTCGCGAACCAACGGTCTGCGTCGCACGTAAACTCGTCTACTCAAAGTTCAGCATCTGCTTACATACCACGCAGCCCCCGCCGCCAGAAATAAAAAGCTGACGGCGCGCACAACCCAGCTGCGTCCATCCACACGATACGAGCACATATTCCACAACACCGTGACCAGCAAACCGTGTGGTGCTGCTCGGTTCAGCCAAAGGAGGCAACAGGCGCCGGCAACAGAATTACGAACGGGGGACCGTAAGCAGTACTATGCTATCACGATAATTCAGTGGCCAGTGCAACCAGTGGACAGGAAGAAACAAGAATGTCTCCAAAAAATAACACCATTTGGAGAAGCCAAACACAGTACCACTATAACAAAATTTCATACATTATCTGTGGCATGAATGCCTATTAGGGGGAAAACATCCCTTCCCGCAAACTGGAATGCCCAGCGATGAAACTGTTAACTGACATTGTTCGTCGTCCAGAACCACAGGAGCAAGTCTAGAGCCGCTATGAACGTATCAGACGTTGAACCCTTCGGCTCTCAAGCATAGGCGATGGGCTTCGATCCACTTCCCGCACGCGTCCTCGCCATGCTCCACGATGCACTCGTCCCTCAGCCTCTTTGTGTCGGGGCAGGCGCAGCATATCTTCTTCTTCGGCTTCGTGTCAGGCGCTGGAGCTTGCCCGGTTTTTTCTTCTGCAGTTGGGGTAACGGTTGTTGCAGATGCACTGTTCCCCATCCCCTCTGAAATAAATCGTAATGGTACCACATCAGTGTCAACTGTCAAAACAAAACGAGGCAAGAAGACCAACAGCTCGATTGTTCAGGGATGAACCACAGGGGCTTTAGAACACTGAACCTGCTAGTATTTTAGAGGGTACACAGTTTTCGTTGCCTGGACTTTGAAAAGCCTACACATAATTCATTTACGTGCTGGGATTTACTTGTTTCAACATGTTCAGAACATACCCAATTTGAAAGCTAAGTAGTACCACCTGCTAGTGAACTTTGGTATGATCATGTTCAGTGTAAACAGTATATTCAGATAATGGAAATCAACAGCATCACGGAATCTGAACCATGGATGTTTTTGAACCCTGAACCTAGTAGTGTACTTTTTAGAAGACAACACAATTTTGATTACCCGGTTCTTAGAAGGCAACAAAGTATCAGTATCAGATTATGTAGTGCATAGTGGGACCACCAATTTCAATAAGTTCAGAATTCATCCAATTCGAAAGCTAAGTAGTGTATGCCAGCAAAATTTTACGATCACTTGCAGCGTATACAGTATCCAGACAATGGAACAGAATCGCAACATACTAGCTCCTTGTGGCAATATCAGGAGTCTCAGAAGAACAACACAGCTACAATAGTTGCAGGAGAAAAAAGGGCCAATGGCGAAATAGGCATCTTATATCCAATCAAAATTGGCTACGTAGTATGTACCTTAACAGTGTTGTCAACACCGTTCGAGATGTTGAGGTAACAAACTACTTATGATCAACCCAAATGGAGCTTACAGAGCTACAGTTAATGGCAAGTAAAATCAAGGGAAACAACAGATTCTTGGGTTCCATGATTTGCATAGACAACCTTTTTGTAAAGAGGGCAGACTGCTATATTAAGACCATATAACTTTAAACATCTTCAAATGTTCAGGATCTACAGCAAATGTCTAGGCAGCCTAGCTCAGGCAGTAAGTTATAGCACAGCTTTGCTTTTGGTATTGTGCATCATCGTCGAGTTGGAGGGGTGAAAGCTGGCAACGAGCATCTTCCGACAGGGTTATGAATTCAGCGTGTGCTTCAAGCATTTGTACATAAATATATGCCTCTGAATTTGACTACTCGACAGTGTCAAGAAGCCTCCATACTCTGCTGTCATGAACTTCCGAATACCGGCTCCATGCAATTCGCGCATGCTAAATCCAGCCAGGCACACGTTCGGTTATGTAGAAATCTGGCAAGGGGTTCCTAGACCCATTCTACCACATACATCTCATTTCCTACCACACGCAGCACAAAAAATCCTCCTCCAGGAAATTCAACGGAGATTCAGACTTATAACTAATCCTAACTTCCGTAGTAGGAGTAGAATTCAATCGATCCACTACCTAACAGCAGGAAGCAGTAAAACGCATAAAGAATCATGGATGCGGAATCGCCAGCATCAAAGGCGAGCAAGGCTAAGATCACACCGAGGTACAGACTAGCACATCTCGGAATGGGCACGGGGAAGGGTCGGCGGGGCTCACCGATGAACGGAGCTCCGGGAGTCGGCGGGAGAGGGCAGGAGCGCAGCGCGAGCTCGAGGCCCCGGATCCAAAATCGCTCTTGCCTTCTGAAGGGAAGAGGAGCCGCGCCGCACGGCAGAGAGGGTTCTGGAGGAAGAAGACCGCTCGCTCCGTCTGAACCGAACCAGAATGACTTGGCCAGAGTGACTTGGCCTCGTCCGATCGCGACCGTCGGTTTTAGATCGAACGGTCCGTAACGCTTCGACTGGACGCGAGTAGAGACTTCCGAGTTCCGACCCGCACCGCACGCAGATCAGTCCCCCTCTTCCCTCGGCCGCCGCAGAGAACAGCACCGCagcggagagaagagagagagagaacatggtGGCGCCGAACGTGAAGGCGGAGACGATGAGGCTGATGGACCGGCGGTCGGCGCTGGAGGCGGAGATGGACGCCATCATCGCCGCCCTCTCCGCGCCGGGCGGGGCGGGCATCACGGGCAGCCTCGTCGACGCCGAGGTACCGTCGCGCCCTCGCTCCCCCCGCGCCCAAAACCCTAGCGGCCTAGACCCGAGGCGTTGTCCTCCGCCCCTTCCCCTTCCTTGGACGGTTTATAGTTTGCTAATCGCGGCTGTTTTGGTTCGGCTTAGGGCTTCCCCAGGGCGGACATCGACATCCCCGCCGTCCTCGCCCAGCGCCGCAAGCTCGGTGGTATGTATGCTCTCACTCGAATTCTCGTCCTACTCATCATATCGATGCGCTTGTTTCCACTGTACTGTATGGCTACATGTACTGCTGCCGCGCCTCGTTGTTTTGGTGTATGCCGTGCACCTTATGGGGCTTCATTCATGGTCCGGGATTATGAATTGATTTTTGCAAATATGCTGACATTTGTGTCCAGTAATGGGGATGCAAGAGTTTTCCTGTAGTTGAATTGCTTCTCCTGCGATGTTGGTGAGTTCTGGATGGTGGGAGGTGGCCCTGATATGAGTTATACCCGGCGAGTGTACAGCAAATTGGATATCAGTGCATGCCCTTTTGGCATCAGTAGTGAACTGATAGTACTATGATTTTGAACATGTATAGGAGATTAGGGGTGAAGTATACTGATATATGTTGTGCTACATGTATGGACCTGAACAGGGTTTGCTGAACTGATGAGCTTAAAGTGTAGTGATATCTGACATTTTTGTAGAAGTTCAGGATCATCTCTTGTTCTTCATTGCTGAGGATATTTACAGATTTGGCCTGTGGGCTTAGGCTGACTGAAAAAAAAAATCATTCCACATCATCATAGCGTGTATATTCTAAATCGTCTCAGCGTGCTGTTAACTTTTTAAGTATAATTGGTACTTACACTGCATAATGTACATTGCAGAGCTGAGGAATGATCACAAGGATGTTACAAACAAAATTGAGAAGAATCTGGAAGTTTTACACTCTACAAAATTAACAAGAAATGAGCAATCAATCCCGAGAAGTTCTGGTAAGTACTGTACACTCTGTGCTCACATTAACTTGTCATGATGGGAAATGTGCATCCAAAGTTATAGATCTTGGCCAGTTGTATCTTCTCAGATGTATATAAGGAGCACATGACAATAAATATATCTTATTTTCCATAAATATTGTACTCCTGCTGTCCACAAATATAAGCCATTTTTTAAACTTTGAGAACTCCAATGCACGATTGTAACTAATTTGTATCATAATATACTACCTAAATAATAGAACTCGTGTATCATGGAAGTGCTCTACAAGACAAATTGAATGAAATTATTTTGTTTAGCAAACCTGTATACTTCTTAATATACCAGGTCAATATTGGTCAACGTTTCAAAGGCTTGACTACATGCATCCGAAGTTGACCTATGTTTGGAGATGGAGGGAGTAAATCTGTGAGATTGGACATATTCAAAGTTCGTCTTGGTCTCTCGAGTTCCTGCTCTACTGTGCTGTGCCATGGCTTTCTTTTATGACATCATCTAGGAGTGATCTTTATAACCTGACCAACACTTAGTAATTTACACTTGTCCACTAAAACAGACACTTGGAAGTACCCTCAGTTACAAAAACGGTTTAGCATTTTGGGAATAGTTTTTTATGGCATGAACACAAACTGAGAAGCAATTGATGCCATAGCATTATTTGCACATTGGCGTGTTAAACCTCCAGTTTTTTACCTTGAAACATGGGCTATTCTTGAGCATGAGTCAAGTTATATGGTAAGGAAACTAGAGTTGCTTATCTCCATCATATTTGATTGCATGCAGGTATATCAGCTCCACTGCATGGCGGATTGTCTCAAAATGATCCTATGGAAGAAGATCTGGTGACCAGACTTCCTTTTGCGATGATTGATGACATCGCAGATGGTTCTCCTGCTGCTTTGGATGGCTTGCTGCTTGGGGATGAGATAGTGAAGTTTGGGAGTGTAGAGGCTGGCGGCAGATTGCAAGAAAGGCTTGTTTCTGAAGCCCTTTCCAGTGAGGATAATCAAGTGTCTCTGCTCATCATTCGTCAGGGATCACCAATGAACTTGACAATTACACCAAGAAAGTGGCACGGAAGAGGACTTATGGGGTATGTTTTACTAAAACCTTTGTGTCAAGTGTTCTATTTCATTTTTAGCCTATCAAGAAGTATCAGATCTTCCTTTTTCCAATATTTTGTTACTGTAAACATGTAGGTTGCCTTTTTCAACTGAGAAGCAATATCCTTGTAGTTACTCCCCTTGTTACAAATATTACTACCAAATACAATAGTGTATTCCTTTGCTCTGAAATGCCAAGTTGACATGGATTAAATGTGACACAACACTACCTAAATTGCGACATGGATACTTTTGTTGGAGAGGGATATGGAGACTTATTGAACAAACGCACGATGGTGATTTTGTGTTCTTTCTAGTCTactattctgttgaaaacagccttTACAGTGAATTGCAGAGAACTACATGTCCTCTTCCTAAGTAGCATAAAACCTCAGGTTCTTGAAAGTTTTGCAACAAACACAACCCCTATTTTGTAGTAGTGTCCCTCCTAGTCAGCAATTTGCCCTCAACCCCGATGCAGACGTGGCACCCCTTGCCTCATCGGCAACCCTACCTACTATTAGGAATCGATTGTGTGTAACCAGAAGCAGCACGAAGTGCTGGTGAGGATCTTTCCCGCAGATTAGGATTCTTCATCACACGGAACCATGGCAACAAAGCGAAGATGTCTGTTCTTTGTTAGTTCTGTTAATACTTCAATTGTTTCTTTCTTGATCACATGAGAACCATGTCACCTCTAGCTGACAAACTTATCATGTGTGTTAATGATTTGTGGATGATGATTGTTTCTATTTTAATGGTATCTTAACTGTAAAACTTGGTGTCTTGTTCTCGCAGGTGCCATTTCCAAATCTTATGAAGGGTCGCGGTCTATATTCAACTGTAGAACGGGGTGCTTTCACGTCTACACTTGTGCAGACAGCTCTTGCCGCCCTGCATTTAAACATCGAAGTAAACTGATAACCTGAACGCATGTACTTATTTTTACCTGTAGCTGCGCTTAAAGCACAACGCAATGCCACTGTGGAACCTGTAGTCGCCTTGGTTGCAGGCTTTATTTGGTACGCTACCCTTCTTGCCCCCGGATAAAGAACAATGTCTATCACGTTTTGCCAATGATGATGTAGCAAAACCTGAAGTCAGAATGAAGTTGGATCGTGTGGACCGAGAGAAAAAAAGCCGCCATCCGTATGTGCAACTGTGGGAAGTTCCTATCTGGTCTTCGTGCCTTTTTTTGAGCGTTTGTCTTGGTGACTTGGTCTTACACGAGCGCAACAGCGTGTCGATTCCTTTCTGCTTATACACGCGTTGCGACTAGTGAGAATGCATCGCTTCCAGAATCGCTAGACCTCGCCTCACATATGAATGTTAAGCACCCACCTAATACGCTTTAGGCCGGCTTTAGATTGTGGGCTGTTGTTAATTATAAGTAGGGTCTAAATCAGCAGCCGGTTGCCAGAAACTGCGTACGAAAATACCTTTGGTTCTCGTATGAGCATGCTATTTGAAGACATGATGTTGTGTAGACCTGCTATTTATAAACAAATGTGAGGATTAATTAAGACGCCCACTACAGGACTGGCGAACCGACCGATGGCAAGAGCTAGCCTACTTGATTCTCTGATAGTACTAAACATGGAGAGTTCGTTATGCTCAcaaccaaacatctctagtggacaaAGTCTACCAATATTTATTTATACCCTCCAATGAGGCTAATCTATGCCTGCACTGATTAGTCTCACCACCTAAACACACGTCCTAAGGCCCTGTTTAGTTCATAAGtcttaggactttttttagtcccaactaaaaagtcgctAGTCCCTAAAAAatccctacctgtttggttcctgagagtaaacatggactaaaagaccatgttacaacTAAAAGACCAAAAAAGACTTTCCGTCAGGGTCTTATTccataagtcccaaatgcccactttaagtccttataagtccctcctgtttggttttaagtccctgtaaacaaacatccACTAATATATGCACCACCGATTAGTTCCACTTAAACTTTTGTACTTAGCCACATGATGATGTCCAAAACTAGGAGTGCTGCAGGTTAACGTAGGACAACATGTGTCATGGACGTTTCTTTAATTATCAGATAATATGCTATAAAAGTGTTCCGATTTGGCCGCTCTTGTCAGTGGGTAATGGTCTTCTCGTCGTAAGCGTGTTTCCTTTGCAGAATTTTGGGAGGCGGTAGAGACCAAGGGCCCCCCCTGGAAAGAGGTGTGGAACAACCCCTGCTCATGATTGGAGCCTTGGGAGGTAGTATGACCCAGCAAAGATATTGTGGTGATACAAAAATGCTGGACGGCAGCATAAAGGGAACACTGTTCTTATAAAATGCGACTACATGATGTGGGGCCCTTGACATGTAAAATGTTTGATGGCTACGAGGTACCTAACCAAATTAAATTCCTTAGGACGCTATGAGGTGAAATGGCTCATGGGCGCACAGTTCATCGCTTCTCCTGTCCTATCAGATGTGGAGTTTGAAGCTAAAGTTCATGTTCGCTGTGTTTGAAGCTAAAGTTTAGTGTGTCAAACGGTTTCTCATactttagagcaactctagcagtggCAGCCTCCATAATATACATGTTTTATAATATTTTGAAGACTGCGAAGGTTGTACAAACACAAAGTTGTCATAATGTTGAGAAGGGGTTTCCCGTGGCGTTTTGAGGACTGGAGTGCAACATTAGTATCCACATTCTTCAAGGCGACCCTCTGTCACCATTGCTCTTTGTCCTCGTCATCGACCCTTTGCAGCAGATCCTCGATGTGGCTATGGAGCATAACCTTCTACAAAAAattggtgggt
Above is a window of Triticum dicoccoides isolate Atlit2015 ecotype Zavitan chromosome 5B, WEW_v2.0, whole genome shotgun sequence DNA encoding:
- the LOC119309661 gene encoding 26S proteasome non-ATPase regulatory subunit 9-like, giving the protein MVAPNVKAETMRLMDRRSALEAEMDAIIAALSAPGGAGITGSLVDAEGFPRADIDIPAVLAQRRKLGELRNDHKDVTNKIEKNLEVLHSTKLTRNEQSIPRSSGISAPLHGGLSQNDPMEEDLVTRLPFAMIDDIADGSPAALDGLLLGDEIVKFGSVEAGGRLQERLVSEALSSEDNQVSLLIIRQGSPMNLTITPRKWHGRGLMGCHFQIL